One genomic region from Anabaena sp. PCC 7108 encodes:
- a CDS encoding NifX-associated nitrogen fixation protein, whose translation MSENNSVKPTATSTPITSPFLKALVQQIRAQDTYGTYRNWADELILKPFVVTKQKKREISIEGEVDLATISRINAFFRAVASSIEKETGLISHVVVDLGHEGFGWALVFSGRLLLTVKTLRDAHRYGFDSLEKLEEEGASFVNKGIDLAKRFPEVGNV comes from the coding sequence ATGAGTGAAAATAACAGTGTCAAACCAACCGCTACAAGCACACCAATAACCTCACCATTTCTGAAAGCATTAGTGCAACAAATCCGGGCGCAAGATACTTATGGGACTTACCGGAATTGGGCTGATGAACTAATCCTTAAACCTTTTGTTGTCACCAAACAAAAGAAACGAGAAATTTCCATTGAAGGTGAAGTAGACCTAGCAACAATATCACGAATTAACGCCTTCTTCAGGGCTGTAGCCTCCAGCATCGAGAAAGAAACCGGATTAATTTCTCATGTTGTAGTTGACTTAGGTCATGAAGGATTTGGTTGGGCATTAGTCTTTTCAGGACGTTTATTATTAACTGTAAAAACCTTACGCGATGCCCATCGTTATGGCTTTGATTCCCTAGAAAAACTGGAAGAAGAAGGAGCCTCATTCGTCAACAAAGGTATTGATTTAGCCAAACGTTTCCCCGA
- the nifX gene encoding nitrogen fixation protein NifX, producing MNVKIAFTTTDRIHVNAHFGWAKEIDVYEISDDGYEFLETLKFEGDLKEDGNEDKITPKLEALNDCTIVYVVAIGGSAAARLIKKGVTPVKAKSEEEKIEEILNKLVTTLKGNPPPWLRKALNKTKSNFAEEVENEAAV from the coding sequence ATGAACGTGAAAATTGCCTTCACCACAACAGACAGAATTCATGTTAATGCTCACTTTGGTTGGGCTAAAGAAATAGATGTTTATGAAATTTCAGATGATGGATATGAATTCCTAGAAACCCTGAAATTTGAAGGCGACCTCAAAGAAGATGGAAATGAAGATAAAATCACACCTAAACTTGAGGCATTAAATGATTGTACAATCGTTTATGTAGTCGCCATTGGTGGCAGCGCCGCCGCTCGTTTAATCAAAAAAGGTGTAACACCAGTCAAGGCTAAATCAGAAGAAGAAAAAATCGAAGAAATTCTGAACAAATTAGTCACAACTCTCAAAGGCAACCCCCCACCTTGGTTGCGTAAAGCCTTGAATAAAACCAAGTCCAATTTTGCAGAAGAAGTAGAAAACGAAGCAGCAGTATGA
- the nifN gene encoding nitrogenase iron-molybdenum cofactor biosynthesis protein NifN, with amino-acid sequence MAIVNTPNKSLTVNPLKQSQALGASLAFLGLKGAMPLFHGSQGCTAFAKVVLVRHFREAIPLATTAMTEVTTILGGEENVEQAILTLVEKAKPEIIGLCTTGLTETRGDDIEGFLKEIRKRHPELDYLAIAFAPTPDFKGALQDGFAAAVESIVREIPKAGGIKPEQITILAGSAFTPGDVQEVREIVTAFGFEPIFVPDLGASLDGHLEDEYSAVTVSGTTLKQLRSLGSSAFTLALGESMRGAAKILQERFGTDYEVFKDLTGLEPVDEFLQALAVLSGNPVPEKYRRQRRQLQDAMLDTHFYFGAKRVSLALEPDLLWSMVHFLQSMGASIHAAVTTTRSHLLEHLPVKSVTIGDLEDLEGLAVGSDLLIGNSNVNAIAKRLKIPFYRLGIPIYDRLGNGLFTKVGYRGTMEVLFGMGNLFLEHEESLMINHWSSVINRE; translated from the coding sequence ATGGCAATTGTTAATACTCCGAACAAGTCTCTTACTGTTAATCCGTTGAAACAAAGTCAGGCTTTGGGTGCTTCTTTGGCTTTTTTGGGGTTGAAGGGGGCTATGCCTCTGTTTCACGGTTCTCAAGGTTGTACGGCTTTTGCTAAGGTTGTGTTGGTGCGGCATTTTCGGGAGGCGATTCCTCTTGCTACTACGGCGATGACGGAAGTCACTACTATTTTGGGTGGTGAGGAAAATGTTGAGCAAGCTATTCTGACTTTGGTGGAGAAGGCTAAACCGGAAATTATCGGTTTATGTACGACTGGGTTAACGGAAACTAGGGGGGATGATATTGAGGGTTTTTTGAAGGAAATCCGTAAACGTCATCCTGAACTTGACTATTTAGCGATCGCATTTGCACCTACTCCAGATTTTAAAGGTGCGTTGCAAGATGGTTTTGCAGCAGCTGTAGAAAGCATTGTCAGGGAGATTCCCAAAGCGGGAGGAATTAAACCAGAACAAATCACCATTTTGGCTGGTTCTGCTTTCACTCCCGGAGATGTGCAGGAAGTTCGGGAAATTGTCACCGCTTTTGGATTTGAACCCATTTTTGTCCCTGATTTGGGTGCTTCTCTAGATGGACATCTGGAGGATGAATATAGTGCGGTAACGGTTAGCGGGACAACTCTTAAACAATTGCGTTCTTTGGGTAGTTCGGCTTTCACTTTGGCTTTGGGTGAAAGTATGCGTGGTGCTGCAAAAATTCTGCAAGAGCGTTTTGGCACAGATTACGAAGTATTTAAAGATTTGACGGGTTTAGAACCTGTGGATGAGTTCCTGCAAGCGTTAGCGGTTTTGAGTGGTAATCCCGTACCGGAAAAATATCGCCGTCAACGTCGTCAGTTGCAAGATGCAATGTTGGATACTCACTTTTACTTCGGTGCAAAACGGGTATCTTTGGCGCTGGAACCGGATTTACTTTGGTCTATGGTGCATTTTTTACAGTCAATGGGAGCATCTATTCACGCTGCTGTGACAACCACGCGATCGCATTTATTAGAACATCTTCCAGTCAAAAGCGTTACTATCGGCGACTTGGAAGATTTAGAAGGGTTAGCTGTAGGTTCTGATTTGCTGATTGGTAATTCTAACGTAAATGCGATCGCAAAACGTCTGAAAATTCCCTTCTATCGTCTCGGAATTCCCATCTATGACCGATTAGGAAATGGCTTATTCACCAAAGTAGGCTATCGCGGCACAATGGAAGTTTTATTTGGAATGGGAAACCTCTTTTTAGAACACGAAGAGTCATTAATGATCAATCATTGGTCATCAGTAATTAATAGGGAATAG